The Oleidesulfovibrio alaskensis DSM 16109 genome has a segment encoding these proteins:
- a CDS encoding DUF362 domain-containing protein: MTFSAKNAAGETTGGVFTVALDRCAAYGRASSGTVCGSLLESAGWRPAAGSRVLVKPNLLRAQPDGLCCTHPQVVRAAVEYALDCGAVVTVGDSPAFGSAERVAQAVGLTDALQGLGVRVVTLDDPVDCRLPSGLRVGVARAALEADALLNVPRVKVHCQMRLTLAVKNLFGCVCGVRKAVAHTRHGDRGSRFESLIVELAERLPPSGVLLDGITAMHRTGPSGGDPYLLGLLGASCSSVAMDTAVGTLLGAAPETIPLWAELRRRKQPAAFVENLHFPVLSPADFSPQGVTPDGFCIPQVLKPVSFRPATLLRSLVRRMWHRYGPSA; this comes from the coding sequence ATGACATTTAGTGCAAAGAATGCAGCCGGAGAAACCACCGGCGGAGTTTTTACTGTGGCGCTGGACCGCTGTGCCGCATACGGGCGTGCGTCATCGGGGACGGTTTGCGGTTCGCTGCTGGAATCTGCGGGCTGGCGTCCTGCCGCAGGCAGCAGAGTGCTGGTAAAGCCCAACCTGCTGCGTGCCCAGCCGGACGGCCTGTGCTGCACACACCCTCAGGTGGTGCGGGCTGCGGTGGAGTATGCGCTGGACTGCGGTGCGGTTGTGACAGTGGGCGACTCTCCTGCCTTCGGTTCGGCGGAGCGCGTGGCGCAGGCAGTGGGGCTGACGGACGCGTTGCAGGGGCTGGGCGTAAGGGTGGTTACACTGGATGATCCTGTGGACTGCCGGTTGCCTTCGGGGCTGCGTGTCGGGGTGGCCCGCGCGGCGTTGGAAGCAGATGCCCTGCTTAATGTGCCCAGAGTCAAAGTGCATTGCCAGATGCGTCTCACACTGGCAGTGAAGAATCTTTTCGGCTGCGTTTGCGGTGTACGCAAGGCGGTTGCCCATACCCGCCACGGCGACAGGGGAAGCCGTTTTGAATCGCTTATCGTGGAACTGGCGGAGCGCCTGCCGCCTTCCGGTGTGCTGCTGGACGGCATAACCGCCATGCACCGCACCGGTCCTTCCGGCGGTGATCCCTACCTGCTGGGCCTTCTGGGGGCTTCATGTAGCAGCGTGGCCATGGATACCGCTGTCGGCACACTGCTGGGCGCGGCTCCTGAAACAATACCTTTGTGGGCTGAACTGAGGCGCAGAAAGCAGCCCGCAGCGTTTGTGGAAAACCTGCATTTTCCTGTACTGTCTCCCGCCGACTTCAGCCCGCAGGGCGTGACGCCCGACGGGTTCTGCATACCGCAGGTGCTGAAGCCGGTCAGTTTTCGCCCCGCAACGTTGCTCCGCAGTCTGGTGCGCCGGATGTGGCACCGCTACGGACCGTCCGCGTAA
- a CDS encoding methyl-accepting chemotaxis protein has translation MLRKYSIGTRVIALVALLVLCIVGIFLASLKMQDSVVAYNIKETEAVMLRGERTKLKVATDSIATTIGDILSDSASKEEQLEFIRTAVENVRFEDDKSGYFFVYEGTTVVALPIKKSVIGQDLSSVTDSDGVRYVHELSKAAGSGGGFVRYVFDKPGQGLQPKLAYARPISGTPYWIGTGVYIDNIDAERERLETATGDMVSSAVYTLTGSIAAALILLVLPVCALIIVSIVRPIRSATEAAHQIAQGNLDITLDDSGKDEVARLQSSLNSMVRELVATIETVKQKEAEANRQAEAAHQATEQTKEAMARAEAATRDGMNAAAQRLEGVVAAITTATGDLDTRSNEISHGTDMQMARINETATAMEEMNATVMEVARNAAEAAEQTDLSRIKAQEGAEAVSATINAMNDLKALADGLKENMHRLGDQSQSIGHVMSVINDIADQTNLLALNAAIEAARAGDAGRGFAVVADEVRKLAEKTMNATKEVGDSIVAIQQLAKTNVDGMTEASQAIDKAVARSASSGEMLSEIVRLAQDAAGQVQSIATAAEEQSAASEEIARSVEEVNTLAQDNGRMIAESVQDIGQLAEQAVTLRSLVDELKK, from the coding sequence ATGCTCAGAAAATACTCTATAGGAACGCGAGTAATCGCTCTTGTCGCCTTGCTGGTGCTGTGCATCGTGGGCATTTTTTTAGCCTCGCTGAAAATGCAGGATTCAGTCGTTGCGTACAACATCAAAGAAACTGAAGCCGTGATGCTCAGAGGCGAACGGACCAAACTCAAAGTCGCCACGGACAGCATAGCCACAACCATAGGCGACATACTGAGTGACTCCGCAAGCAAGGAAGAACAGCTGGAATTCATCCGCACCGCGGTGGAAAACGTCCGCTTTGAGGATGACAAGTCCGGCTACTTTTTTGTGTACGAAGGGACAACGGTAGTCGCACTGCCCATCAAAAAATCCGTCATCGGGCAGGATCTGAGCTCGGTCACGGACAGTGACGGAGTGCGTTACGTTCATGAGCTCAGCAAGGCCGCCGGTTCGGGCGGCGGTTTTGTCCGCTATGTCTTCGACAAACCCGGGCAGGGCCTGCAGCCCAAGCTGGCTTACGCCCGCCCCATTTCCGGTACGCCGTACTGGATAGGGACCGGAGTATACATAGACAATATTGACGCGGAACGAGAACGGCTGGAAACAGCCACGGGCGACATGGTCAGCAGCGCCGTTTACACGCTGACGGGGTCCATAGCCGCAGCCCTGATACTGCTGGTGCTGCCTGTGTGCGCGCTTATCATTGTCAGCATTGTCAGACCCATCCGCAGCGCCACCGAGGCAGCGCACCAGATTGCACAGGGCAATCTGGACATCACGCTGGACGACAGCGGCAAAGATGAAGTGGCGCGTCTGCAAAGCTCGCTTAACAGCATGGTACGCGAACTTGTGGCCACCATAGAAACTGTGAAGCAGAAGGAAGCGGAAGCCAACCGTCAGGCCGAAGCCGCGCATCAGGCAACCGAACAGACAAAGGAAGCCATGGCCCGCGCAGAGGCCGCCACCCGCGACGGCATGAATGCCGCGGCACAGCGTCTGGAGGGTGTGGTGGCCGCCATTACCACCGCCACGGGCGACCTGGACACCCGCAGCAACGAAATAAGCCACGGCACCGACATGCAGATGGCGCGCATCAATGAAACCGCCACAGCCATGGAAGAAATGAACGCCACCGTGATGGAAGTGGCGCGCAACGCCGCCGAGGCAGCGGAACAGACCGATCTTTCGCGCATAAAGGCGCAGGAAGGGGCCGAGGCGGTATCTGCCACCATCAATGCCATGAATGACCTGAAAGCGCTCGCTGACGGGCTGAAGGAAAACATGCACCGTCTGGGCGACCAGTCGCAATCCATCGGCCATGTGATGAGTGTGATCAACGACATAGCCGACCAGACCAACCTGCTGGCGCTTAACGCCGCCATTGAAGCCGCCCGCGCGGGTGATGCCGGACGCGGTTTTGCCGTGGTGGCCGACGAGGTGAGAAAACTGGCCGAAAAGACCATGAATGCCACCAAGGAAGTGGGTGACAGCATTGTGGCTATCCAGCAACTGGCAAAAACAAACGTGGACGGCATGACAGAAGCCTCTCAGGCCATCGACAAGGCCGTAGCCCGTTCGGCATCTTCCGGTGAAATGCTTTCAGAAATAGTCCGTCTGGCGCAGGATGCCGCAGGTCAGGTGCAGTCCATTGCCACCGCAGCCGAAGAACAGTCCGCAGCGAGCGAGGAAATAGCCCGCAGTGTGGAAGAAGTGAACACCCTTGCCCAGGACAACGGGCGTATGATCGCAGAATCGGTGCAGGACATCGGGCAGCTGGCCGAGCAGGCAGTCACGCTGCGCAGCCTTGTGGACGAGCTTAAAAAATAA
- the ldhH gene encoding L-lactate dehydrogenase (quinone) large subunit LdhH — protein MQNAKNLKEYRAELRESLDNDFLRSTMDKFAVAYPVGRANAFKGMDVQSLIAEVADAKDAAAKQMDQLYAQFKAEAEKRGVKVHLAKTAQEANEIIAQIARDAGVKKIVKSKSMTSEETQFNHQVENEFEVVETDLGEWIIQLRHEGPTHMVMPAIHLSRNQVADLFSDVTKQKQDNDPQKLTKVARRELRKEYATAEMGVTGANFCVASTGTIGLVTNEGNARLVSTLPRVHVALAGLDKLVPTMHDALRTLKVLPRNATGQAITSYVTWITGANECATGPDGKKEMHIVFLDNGRRAMADDPLYSQVLRCVRCGACANVCPVYRLVGGHKMGHIYIGAIGLILTYFFHGSDKAKNLVHNCINCEACKNICAGGIDLPRLIKDIRARLNEEGDMPIETTLLGKVLKNRKLFHTLLRFGKWAQKPVQDGPFLRHLPLMFMKDQGFRRFPSVAEKAFRDEFESIKPKVANAKLRVALFAGCVQDFVYPEQMKAAVKLFAAHGVDVDFPMDQSCCGLPVQMMGERQATIDVAAQNVMAFDPAKYDYIVTLCASCGSQLKESYPNILADKPELAIRTKQFSERVIDFSSFAHDVLGVKAEEFNKSDEKVAYHASCHLCRGLHVTEQPRNLINMAADYAKAEEEEVCCGFGGTFSVKFPELSEKLLDKKLTNIEATGAKKMVADCPGCIMQLRGGCKSSGRDIEVRHVAELLADKLK, from the coding sequence ATGCAGAACGCGAAGAATCTGAAAGAATACCGCGCCGAACTGCGCGAATCGCTGGATAACGATTTTCTGCGCTCCACCATGGACAAATTTGCCGTTGCCTACCCCGTGGGCCGCGCCAATGCGTTCAAGGGCATGGACGTGCAGTCGCTCATCGCCGAAGTGGCTGACGCCAAAGACGCCGCAGCAAAGCAGATGGATCAGCTGTACGCCCAGTTCAAGGCCGAAGCTGAAAAACGCGGCGTCAAGGTGCATCTGGCCAAGACAGCTCAGGAAGCCAACGAAATCATCGCCCAGATCGCACGCGATGCCGGCGTGAAAAAAATTGTCAAATCCAAATCCATGACCAGTGAAGAAACTCAGTTCAACCATCAGGTTGAAAATGAGTTTGAAGTGGTGGAAACCGACCTTGGCGAATGGATCATCCAGCTGCGCCACGAAGGTCCCACTCACATGGTTATGCCCGCAATCCACCTTTCGCGTAATCAGGTGGCCGATCTGTTCAGCGACGTGACCAAGCAGAAGCAGGACAACGACCCGCAGAAGCTGACCAAAGTGGCCCGCCGCGAACTGCGCAAAGAATACGCCACCGCCGAAATGGGCGTCACCGGCGCCAACTTCTGTGTGGCTTCCACCGGCACCATCGGTCTGGTGACAAACGAAGGCAACGCACGCCTTGTTTCCACCCTGCCCCGCGTACATGTGGCTCTGGCAGGTCTGGACAAGCTGGTGCCCACCATGCACGACGCTCTGCGCACGCTCAAGGTGCTGCCCCGTAACGCCACGGGTCAGGCCATCACCTCGTACGTCACATGGATCACAGGTGCCAACGAATGCGCCACCGGCCCTGACGGCAAAAAAGAAATGCACATCGTGTTTCTGGACAACGGCCGCCGCGCCATGGCCGACGACCCGCTGTACTCGCAGGTACTGCGCTGCGTGCGCTGCGGCGCCTGCGCCAACGTATGTCCCGTGTACCGTCTGGTCGGCGGACACAAAATGGGCCATATCTACATCGGCGCCATCGGTCTTATTCTCACCTACTTCTTCCACGGCTCCGACAAGGCAAAGAACCTGGTGCACAACTGCATCAACTGTGAAGCCTGCAAAAACATCTGCGCCGGCGGCATCGACCTGCCCCGTCTGATCAAGGACATCCGCGCACGCCTGAACGAAGAAGGCGACATGCCCATCGAAACCACCCTGCTGGGCAAGGTGCTGAAAAACCGCAAGCTCTTCCACACCCTGCTGCGCTTCGGCAAGTGGGCTCAGAAGCCGGTGCAGGACGGTCCCTTCCTGCGTCACCTGCCCCTCATGTTCATGAAGGATCAGGGCTTCCGCCGGTTCCCCTCCGTGGCCGAAAAGGCATTCCGCGACGAGTTTGAATCCATCAAGCCCAAAGTGGCCAACGCCAAGCTGCGCGTGGCGCTGTTTGCAGGCTGCGTGCAGGACTTTGTCTACCCCGAGCAGATGAAAGCCGCCGTTAAGCTTTTCGCCGCACACGGAGTGGATGTGGACTTCCCCATGGATCAGAGCTGCTGCGGTCTGCCCGTGCAGATGATGGGTGAGCGTCAGGCAACCATTGACGTGGCCGCACAGAACGTCATGGCGTTCGATCCTGCCAAGTATGACTACATCGTCACGCTGTGCGCTTCCTGCGGCTCCCAGCTCAAGGAATCGTACCCCAACATTCTGGCAGACAAGCCCGAGCTGGCCATCCGCACCAAGCAGTTCTCCGAGCGCGTCATCGACTTCAGCTCCTTTGCGCATGACGTACTGGGCGTAAAGGCCGAAGAGTTCAACAAGTCGGACGAAAAAGTGGCCTACCACGCTTCGTGCCACCTGTGCCGCGGCCTGCATGTCACCGAACAGCCCCGCAACCTCATCAACATGGCCGCCGATTACGCCAAGGCGGAAGAAGAAGAGGTCTGCTGCGGTTTCGGCGGCACCTTCTCGGTCAAGTTCCCCGAACTTTCCGAAAAGCTGCTGGACAAAAAGCTGACCAACATTGAAGCCACCGGCGCCAAAAAAATGGTCGCCGACTGCCCCGGCTGCATCATGCAGCTGCGCGGCGGCTGCAAATCGTCCGGCCGCGACATTGAAGTGCGCCACGTAGCCGAGCTGCTTGCAGACAAGCTTAAATAG
- a CDS encoding LutC/YkgG family protein, with amino-acid sequence MSQDLSRLMREKAELVAATVAEVKSIEEAYAYTVDLCDKKEACQLLISGCEQNLSAEAEALCETKQEKIMAAPALADDEFAKLAAMAEERGIRLIKEGMRNHLAGIDVGFTFCDAGIAETGTIVLKSDSEEVRLATMVSEVHVAVLPKSRIVADSYDAEPLLAELMQGPAYTAFISGPSRTADIERTLALGAHGPLELHVLLLED; translated from the coding sequence ATGTCCCAAGACCTGTCCCGGCTTATGCGTGAGAAAGCCGAACTGGTGGCTGCCACGGTGGCAGAGGTAAAATCCATCGAAGAGGCATATGCCTACACCGTGGATCTGTGTGACAAAAAAGAAGCATGCCAGCTGCTCATCTCCGGCTGCGAGCAGAATCTTTCGGCAGAGGCGGAAGCCCTGTGCGAAACCAAGCAGGAAAAAATCATGGCCGCCCCTGCGCTGGCTGACGACGAGTTCGCCAAGCTGGCTGCCATGGCTGAAGAACGCGGCATCCGTCTGATCAAAGAAGGCATGCGCAACCACCTTGCCGGCATTGATGTGGGCTTCACGTTCTGTGACGCAGGCATCGCCGAAACCGGCACCATCGTTCTGAAATCCGACAGCGAAGAAGTGCGTCTCGCCACCATGGTGAGCGAAGTGCATGTGGCTGTTCTGCCCAAGTCGCGCATTGTGGCCGACTCGTACGATGCAGAACCGCTGCTGGCCGAACTGATGCAGGGCCCGGCCTATACCGCATTCATCAGCGGTCCCAGCCGTACCGCAGACATCGAACGCACCCTTGCACTGGGCGCCCACGGTCCCCTTGAACTGCACGTATTGCTGCTGGAGGATTAA
- a CDS encoding DRTGG domain-containing protein: MKGLYIGSTGPWAGKNLAAMAVGLWLQREGLRVGYMKPLGARPKTVDEIVGDEDAFFVQEVLGLEDDPALVTPVITPANLRTCSLADRKNEMERVREAYETLSRGRDIMLVGGCGEFLHSGRHAGISGPALVRRLGLKALVVDRYDGALHYDALLGYREVLGDALAGVLFNDVPEDYLRDAEEMLVPYLSEHGIPALGIVPRDRLLNAIKAVELAWRLGGRIVSGNRESGRIVEDFLIGTMQVDNFMSHFKQHANSATIVGGDRTDLQLVALEDQCPCLILTGNITPDEIIRTRSEARGVPVIVVREDTYTVARKMEEILNSQKLRELVKIRRAAQMVDNTMDYPALKAQLGF; this comes from the coding sequence ATGAAGGGATTGTACATCGGTTCCACAGGCCCCTGGGCGGGCAAAAACCTTGCTGCCATGGCCGTCGGGCTGTGGCTGCAGCGTGAAGGTCTGCGTGTGGGCTACATGAAACCGCTGGGCGCCCGCCCCAAGACCGTGGACGAAATAGTCGGCGATGAAGACGCCTTTTTCGTACAGGAGGTGCTGGGGCTGGAAGACGATCCCGCGCTGGTCACTCCCGTCATCACCCCTGCCAACCTGCGCACCTGCTCGCTGGCAGACCGGAAAAACGAAATGGAACGCGTCCGCGAAGCGTACGAGACATTGTCCCGGGGGCGGGACATCATGCTCGTGGGCGGTTGCGGAGAATTCCTGCATTCCGGCAGACACGCCGGAATAAGCGGTCCCGCACTTGTGCGCCGGCTGGGGCTTAAGGCTCTGGTGGTGGACAGATACGACGGCGCGCTGCACTACGACGCGCTGCTGGGATACCGTGAAGTCCTCGGAGACGCCCTTGCGGGCGTGCTGTTCAACGATGTTCCCGAAGACTACCTGCGTGATGCAGAGGAAATGCTTGTGCCTTATCTTTCCGAGCACGGCATACCGGCCCTCGGCATTGTGCCGCGTGACAGGCTGCTCAACGCCATCAAGGCGGTGGAGCTGGCATGGCGGCTGGGCGGCAGGATAGTTTCCGGCAACAGGGAATCGGGCCGGATTGTGGAAGACTTCCTGATCGGCACCATGCAGGTGGACAACTTCATGTCCCATTTCAAACAGCACGCAAACTCGGCCACCATCGTGGGCGGCGACCGGACGGATCTGCAGCTGGTGGCACTGGAAGACCAGTGTCCCTGCCTTATTCTGACCGGCAACATCACCCCCGATGAAATCATCCGCACCCGATCCGAGGCGCGCGGGGTACCGGTTATCGTTGTCCGCGAAGACACATACACCGTTGCCCGCAAAATGGAAGAAATCCTTAACAGCCAGAAACTGCGGGAACTTGTAAAAATCCGCCGTGCCGCCCAGATGGTGGATAACACCATGGACTACCCCGCATTGAAGGCTCAACTCGGCTTCTAA
- a CDS encoding acetate kinase — protein MNVLVINAGSSSCKYQLINMESEGVLCAGLVERIGEATGKLAHKIAPDTDSEEKIVLEQPFPNHVEAMKKVVELITDPEKGVIKDKSEIYAIGHRVLLGGEEIKESVKIDEWAKGVIRDYIPLGPLHNPANLAGIEVAEELFPGVPSVGVFDTEFHQTMPAKAYLYPLPLELYEEMKIRRYGFHGTSHRYVTKKTAEFLGKPLDEVNIITCHLGNGCSMAAVKNGKCVDTTMGITPLEGLMMGTRCGDIDPAIVPFLMEKKGLTTAEADTLMNKQSGLKGVCGMNDMRDIHAAVEKGDEKAKLALDMFVYRIKKYIGAFYAALGRVDAVVFTAGIGENDDIVRAEVCENMDVFGIALDAEKNKIRSGEPRNIAAENSKVAVLVVPTNEELEIAQAAVNVLKG, from the coding sequence ATGAACGTACTGGTTATCAACGCTGGCAGCTCTTCGTGCAAATACCAGCTGATCAATATGGAATCCGAAGGCGTGCTGTGCGCCGGTCTGGTGGAACGCATCGGCGAAGCCACCGGCAAGCTGGCCCACAAAATCGCCCCCGATACCGACTCCGAAGAAAAGATCGTGCTGGAACAGCCCTTCCCCAATCATGTGGAAGCCATGAAAAAGGTTGTCGAGCTGATCACCGACCCTGAAAAGGGCGTCATCAAAGACAAGTCCGAAATCTACGCCATCGGCCACCGCGTGCTGCTGGGCGGCGAAGAAATCAAGGAATCCGTCAAGATTGACGAATGGGCAAAGGGCGTCATCCGCGATTACATTCCGCTGGGCCCCCTGCACAACCCTGCCAACCTTGCCGGTATCGAAGTGGCCGAGGAACTGTTCCCCGGCGTGCCTTCCGTGGGCGTTTTCGACACCGAATTCCATCAGACCATGCCCGCCAAGGCATACCTGTACCCCCTGCCGCTGGAACTGTACGAAGAGATGAAAATCCGCCGCTACGGCTTTCACGGCACCTCGCACCGCTACGTCACCAAAAAGACAGCGGAATTTCTGGGCAAGCCGCTGGATGAAGTGAATATCATCACCTGCCATCTGGGCAACGGCTGCTCCATGGCTGCCGTTAAAAACGGCAAGTGCGTAGACACCACCATGGGCATCACCCCGCTGGAAGGCCTGATGATGGGCACCCGCTGCGGCGATATCGACCCGGCCATCGTGCCCTTCCTGATGGAAAAGAAAGGTCTGACCACCGCAGAAGCCGACACGCTGATGAACAAGCAGTCCGGCCTTAAGGGTGTATGCGGCATGAATGATATGCGCGACATACACGCCGCCGTGGAAAAAGGTGACGAAAAAGCCAAACTGGCGCTGGACATGTTTGTCTACCGCATCAAGAAATACATCGGTGCCTTTTATGCAGCCCTCGGCCGTGTGGATGCCGTGGTATTCACCGCCGGTATCGGTGAAAACGACGACATCGTCCGTGCCGAAGTATGCGAAAACATGGACGTGTTCGGCATCGCTCTGGATGCGGAAAAGAACAAGATCCGCTCCGGCGAACCCCGCAACATCGCCGCAGAAAACAGCAAAGTGGCCGTGCTGGTGGTACCCACCAACGAAGAGCTGGAAATTGCTCAGGCTGCTGTGAACGTGCTCAAAGGCTAA
- the pta gene encoding phosphate acetyltransferase: MSKNLYITATESKSGKSAIVLGMMQLLLRDVRKVAFFRPIINNTSKEVRDHDINLILTRFGLDIPYEKTYAYSLHEARELINNGQHATLLENILNKYKALEAEYDFVLCEGTDFLGKDAAFEFDLNADIAANLGCPVLVVANGLDKNSEEIIGSTQLTIDQLDEKSLDVVAAVVNRASVTPAEKDNIIKSLECKVNCANPLAVYVVPEEPTLGKPTMGDVKKWLGASVLYGHGRLDTLVDDYIIAAMQVGNFLDYLGQGTLIITPGDRSDIILASLASRLSSSYPDISGILLTGGLEPAANVHRLIEGWTGVPVPVLCAKEHTYLTTQILNDLYGKIDPEDDRKIATALGVFEQNVDTAEISNRIISRRSSRITPKMFEYNLIEQAKKHKMRIVLPEGAEERILRAADILVRRGVADLILLGNADEVGKKIGDLGLDLDGVTIIQPELAPNFEDYVQTYYEARKKKGISMEQARDIMSDPTYYGTMMVHKNDADGMVSGAINTTAHTIRPAFEFIKTKPTASIVSSVFLMCLKDRVHVFGDCAVNPNPSAEQLAEIALNSSDTARIFGIEPKVAMLSYSTGSSGKGADVEKVIEATRIAKERAPELALEGPLQYDAAIDADVARTKMPDSNVAGQATVFIFPDLNTGNNTYKAVQRAAGAVAIGPVLQGLNKPVNDLSRGCLVPDIVNTVAITAIQAQAEKGLR, encoded by the coding sequence GTGTCCAAAAACCTGTACATCACAGCGACGGAGTCCAAAAGCGGCAAGTCCGCCATCGTGCTGGGAATGATGCAGCTATTGCTTCGCGATGTCCGCAAAGTCGCGTTTTTCCGCCCCATCATCAACAACACCAGCAAGGAAGTCCGCGACCACGACATCAATCTGATTCTGACGCGTTTCGGTCTGGATATTCCCTACGAAAAGACCTACGCCTACTCGCTTCACGAAGCCAGAGAGCTGATCAACAACGGGCAGCACGCCACCCTGCTTGAGAACATTCTCAACAAGTATAAAGCCCTTGAAGCAGAGTACGATTTCGTACTGTGCGAAGGCACCGACTTTCTGGGCAAAGACGCGGCATTCGAGTTTGACCTGAATGCCGACATCGCCGCCAACCTCGGCTGCCCTGTGCTGGTGGTGGCCAACGGTCTGGACAAAAACAGCGAGGAAATCATCGGCTCCACCCAGCTGACCATCGACCAGCTGGACGAAAAGAGCCTTGACGTGGTGGCCGCCGTGGTCAACCGCGCCAGCGTTACCCCCGCTGAAAAAGACAACATCATCAAAAGCCTTGAGTGCAAGGTGAACTGCGCCAACCCGCTGGCCGTGTACGTGGTGCCCGAAGAGCCCACCCTCGGCAAACCCACCATGGGCGACGTGAAAAAGTGGCTGGGAGCCTCTGTGCTGTACGGCCACGGCCGCCTTGACACGCTGGTTGACGACTACATCATTGCGGCCATGCAGGTGGGCAACTTCCTGGATTATCTGGGACAGGGCACCCTCATCATCACTCCCGGCGACCGGTCCGACATCATTCTGGCCAGCCTTGCCTCGCGCCTGTCTTCCTCCTACCCCGACATTTCCGGCATTCTGCTGACCGGCGGGCTGGAGCCTGCGGCCAATGTGCACCGCCTTATCGAAGGCTGGACCGGTGTGCCCGTGCCCGTGCTGTGCGCAAAGGAACACACCTACCTGACCACGCAGATACTCAACGATCTGTACGGCAAGATAGACCCCGAAGACGACCGCAAGATAGCCACGGCTCTCGGCGTGTTTGAACAGAACGTGGACACCGCCGAAATAAGCAACCGCATCATCAGCCGCCGCTCTTCGCGCATTACGCCCAAAATGTTCGAGTACAATCTCATCGAACAGGCCAAAAAACACAAAATGCGCATCGTGCTGCCCGAAGGTGCCGAAGAACGCATTCTGCGTGCAGCCGACATTCTCGTGCGCCGCGGCGTGGCAGACCTGATTCTGCTGGGCAATGCCGACGAAGTAGGCAAAAAAATCGGCGATCTGGGACTGGACCTTGACGGCGTGACCATCATCCAGCCTGAACTTGCACCCAACTTCGAAGACTATGTGCAGACGTACTACGAAGCCCGCAAGAAAAAAGGCATCAGCATGGAACAGGCCCGCGACATCATGTCCGACCCCACCTACTACGGTACCATGATGGTGCATAAAAACGACGCAGACGGCATGGTTTCCGGTGCCATCAACACCACCGCGCACACCATCCGCCCCGCGTTTGAATTCATCAAGACCAAGCCCACGGCTTCCATCGTGTCCAGCGTGTTCCTCATGTGCCTCAAAGACAGAGTGCACGTGTTCGGCGACTGCGCGGTCAACCCCAACCCGTCTGCCGAACAGCTGGCCGAGATTGCTCTCAACTCTTCGGATACGGCACGCATTTTCGGCATCGAGCCCAAGGTTGCCATGCTCTCTTACTCCACCGGTTCTTCCGGCAAGGGTGCAGATGTGGAAAAGGTCATCGAAGCCACCCGCATCGCCAAAGAGCGCGCACCGGAACTTGCACTTGAAGGGCCTTTGCAGTACGACGCCGCCATCGACGCCGATGTGGCCCGCACCAAAATGCCCGACAGCAATGTGGCAGGTCAGGCCACCGTGTTCATCTTCCCCGACCTGAACACCGGCAACAACACCTACAAGGCGGTTCAGCGCGCCGCAGGCGCCGTGGCCATCGGCCCCGTGCTGCAGGGCCTGAACAAACCCGTCAACGACCTGTCCCGCGGTTGTCTGGTGCCTGACATCGTCAACACCGTCGCCATCACCGCCATTCAGGCTCAGGCGGAAAAAGGCCTTCGCTAG